A stretch of Bombina bombina isolate aBomBom1 chromosome 2, aBomBom1.pri, whole genome shotgun sequence DNA encodes these proteins:
- the SCOC gene encoding short coiled-coil protein, which translates to MNSDMDALEVENQIELEEKTRLINQVLELQHTLEDLSARVDAVKEENLKLKSENQVLGQYIENLMSASSVFQTTDTKSKRK; encoded by the exons CTCTGGAGGTAGAAAATCAGATTGAACTAGAAGAAAAAACACGGCTGATTAACCAGGTTTTGGAACTTCAGCACACACTTGAAG ATCTTTCTGCACGAGTTGATGCAGTTAAGGAAGAAAACCTGAAACTGAAGTCTGAAAATCAAGTTCTTGGACAGTACATTGAGAATCTCATGTCTGCTTCAAGTGTTTTCCAAACAACAGACACAAAGAGCAAACGGAAGTAG